A window of the Streptomyces sp. Ag109_O5-10 genome harbors these coding sequences:
- a CDS encoding streptophobe family protein, which translates to MRPPIASERPVAAPPGRPVPRHGWAPALAVVLAASVAMLVVAALGLWAAGATDLPKGAFVPVVLATVVTAVGGAVELSGNAGALARTNAGLTVVPLSVTLVGALVAAGGFLRPLRHRAVAGIAELAGWATRIAALWLLALIGLAAGARHTFAVDVGSGTLSDLTGALGAAPEAGFTTDVPQTAGFGLLWLAGVLLLALLVSRGAPLPGRLLRFQASVRPAAYAMVVLLLAYVVLALVIALATMVTRGHARETLAVVLLGLPNLAWPALTLGLGATWKGRVDGPFGLPVPKVLAEVLRTPDVSTLNLRTVTAHDGRWWWLAWVAAVLLLAAAFLMAVRSPARVRAWQHALHLAVALALTMLTLCLTGRISAHYGLSLLGIGDLGGNLSGELLLEPVLWPAVGLGTLWGLLAGFLGALLARPVHRRGEVAP; encoded by the coding sequence GTGCGCCCTCCCATCGCCTCCGAGCGGCCGGTGGCCGCGCCGCCCGGCCGGCCCGTGCCCCGGCACGGCTGGGCGCCGGCCCTGGCCGTGGTGCTGGCCGCGTCGGTCGCGATGCTCGTGGTTGCCGCGCTGGGGCTGTGGGCGGCGGGCGCGACGGATCTGCCGAAGGGCGCGTTCGTGCCGGTGGTTCTCGCGACCGTGGTGACGGCGGTCGGCGGCGCCGTCGAGCTGTCGGGGAACGCGGGCGCACTGGCCCGTACGAACGCCGGGCTCACGGTCGTTCCGCTGTCGGTGACGCTGGTCGGGGCGCTGGTCGCCGCCGGGGGCTTCCTGCGGCCGCTGCGGCACCGGGCGGTGGCCGGGATCGCGGAACTGGCCGGGTGGGCGACGCGGATCGCGGCGTTGTGGCTGCTCGCGCTGATCGGGCTCGCGGCCGGGGCCCGGCACACCTTCGCGGTGGACGTGGGCAGCGGCACCCTCAGTGATCTCACCGGCGCGCTCGGCGCCGCGCCGGAGGCGGGTTTCACGACCGATGTGCCGCAGACGGCCGGGTTCGGGCTGCTCTGGCTGGCTGGCGTCCTGCTGCTGGCGCTGCTGGTCTCGCGCGGGGCACCGCTGCCGGGACGCTTGCTGCGCTTCCAGGCCTCGGTGCGCCCGGCGGCGTACGCCATGGTCGTGCTCCTGCTGGCGTACGTCGTGCTGGCCCTGGTGATCGCCCTGGCCACGATGGTGACCCGTGGGCATGCCAGGGAGACGCTCGCGGTGGTCCTGCTCGGGCTGCCCAACCTGGCCTGGCCGGCCCTCACGCTGGGGCTGGGCGCCACCTGGAAGGGCAGGGTCGACGGGCCGTTCGGGCTGCCGGTGCCCAAGGTGCTGGCCGAGGTGCTGCGCACGCCGGACGTCTCGACGCTGAACCTGCGTACGGTCACCGCCCACGACGGCCGCTGGTGGTGGCTGGCCTGGGTGGCCGCGGTGCTGCTGCTGGCCGCCGCGTTCCTGATGGCGGTCCGCTCCCCGGCCCGGGTCCGCGCCTGGCAGCATGCCCTGCACCTGGCGGTCGCCCTCGCGCTGACCATGCTCACGCTGTGCCTGACCGGCCGGATCTCCGCCCACTACGGCCTCTCCCTGCTCGGCATCGGCGACCTGGGCGGCAACCTCTCCGGTGAACTGCTGCTGGAGCCCGTGCTCTGGCCGGCGGTGGGTCTGGGGACGCTGTGGGGTCTGCTCGCCGGGTTCCTGGGCGCGCTGCTGGCCCGTCCGGTGCACCGGCGCGGCGAGGTGGCGCCCTGA
- a CDS encoding ATP-binding protein, giving the protein MIENLGGAVIPTGFDVPVEPLRRAAHYTGEPGCIAEARDFAAGFLEQLRTEWCASIDPRADGELLLVVSELVTNADRHSNGPYILELEGTDSAVLVSVYDSSAALPRRFPRDPERVGRHGLEIVHALATEVVAERVPVGKRVRALVRFPR; this is encoded by the coding sequence ATGATCGAAAACCTGGGCGGGGCAGTGATACCGACTGGCTTCGACGTACCCGTGGAGCCGCTGCGACGCGCGGCGCACTACACCGGTGAGCCCGGCTGCATCGCCGAGGCGCGGGACTTCGCGGCCGGCTTCCTGGAGCAGCTCAGGACCGAGTGGTGCGCCTCGATCGACCCCCGGGCCGACGGTGAGCTGCTGCTCGTGGTCAGTGAGCTGGTGACCAACGCGGACCGGCACAGCAACGGCCCGTACATCCTGGAACTGGAGGGTACGGACAGCGCGGTCCTGGTCTCCGTGTACGACAGCAGCGCCGCCCTGCCCCGGCGCTTCCCCAGGGACCCCGAGCGGGTCGGCCGGCACGGACTGGAGATCGTCCACGCCCTGGCCACGGAGGTGGTCGCCGAACGGGTGCCGGTCGGCAAGCGGGTACGCGCGCTGGTGCGCTTTCCCAGATGA